A DNA window from Caulobacter mirabilis contains the following coding sequences:
- a CDS encoding winged helix-turn-helix domain-containing protein: protein MTQSTSIRIGEWRADRLSGRLSGPTGEVAVEPKVMDLLFLLAERPGEVIPREILFERLWPGVVVGEDTLARCVSKLRRALGDAPKTPRYIETISKRGYRLLAPEAAPVAVSKPKPRWIVLAVVAAVLFAVVGVGVVWRGQAARTAESARLTGLADDFYFQYTRADNEAAIALYERVIAADPRYAPAQAGLANALVQRVVRWPEGPERPEIGRTDLRQALASGRTRTPQARRILTRALELAEGAVRLEPDDAGVQRALGFVRSAGGDFAGATEAYRRAVALDPDAWGALINLGDVADIQGRDAEALADFERAYDAMTRVADREPTRVRPWRAELGVVIADRHARAGRGQQAELWYRRVLAYAPLHRTATAGLAAVLARSGDAAGARRLCVALVERTGPEPGCAPYL, encoded by the coding sequence GTGACGCAGTCGACCTCCATCCGGATCGGAGAGTGGCGCGCCGACCGCCTGTCCGGCCGTCTCAGCGGCCCGACAGGCGAGGTCGCCGTCGAGCCCAAGGTCATGGACCTGCTGTTCCTGCTGGCCGAGCGGCCGGGCGAGGTGATTCCGCGCGAGATCCTGTTCGAGCGACTGTGGCCGGGCGTGGTGGTCGGAGAGGATACGCTTGCGCGCTGCGTGTCCAAGCTGCGCCGGGCGCTCGGCGACGCCCCCAAGACGCCACGCTACATCGAGACCATCTCCAAGCGGGGATATCGGTTGCTGGCGCCGGAAGCTGCTCCGGTCGCCGTTTCGAAGCCCAAGCCGCGCTGGATCGTGCTGGCGGTCGTCGCGGCGGTCCTGTTTGCAGTCGTCGGTGTCGGGGTGGTCTGGCGCGGGCAGGCCGCGCGGACGGCGGAAAGCGCGCGGCTGACCGGCCTCGCCGACGACTTCTACTTCCAATACACGCGGGCGGACAACGAGGCGGCCATCGCCCTCTACGAGCGGGTGATCGCCGCCGATCCAAGGTACGCGCCGGCTCAGGCGGGCCTTGCCAACGCCCTGGTTCAGCGCGTCGTCCGCTGGCCAGAGGGGCCAGAGCGCCCCGAGATCGGCCGCACCGATCTGCGCCAGGCGCTGGCGAGCGGCCGCACGCGCACGCCTCAGGCGCGACGGATCCTGACGCGGGCTTTGGAATTGGCCGAGGGCGCCGTGCGGCTGGAGCCGGACGACGCCGGCGTGCAACGCGCTCTGGGCTTCGTGCGATCGGCGGGCGGCGACTTCGCTGGGGCGACAGAGGCCTACCGTCGCGCCGTGGCGCTGGATCCGGACGCCTGGGGCGCGTTGATCAATCTCGGCGACGTGGCGGATATCCAGGGACGCGACGCCGAGGCCCTGGCCGATTTCGAGCGGGCCTACGACGCTATGACCCGGGTCGCCGATCGCGAGCCGACGCGGGTGCGGCCTTGGCGCGCCGAGCTGGGCGTGGTGATCGCCGACCGTCATGCCCGGGCGGGGCGCGGTCAGCAGGCCGAGCTCTGGTATCGGCGGGTGCTGGCCTATGCGCCGCTGCACCGGACGGCGACGGCGGGACTGGCCGCCGTGCTGGCCCGGTCCGGCGACGCCGCCGGCGCTCGACGGCTGTGCGTGGCGCTGGTCGAACGAACCGGCCCGGAACCTGGTTGCGCGCCGTATCTCTAG